Below is a genomic region from Candidatus Reconcilbacillus cellulovorans.
CCGTCAGTCCTCCGCCTTCAGTTCGAAAATGAGATCGCGCAACTCGGCGGCGCGCTCGAACCGGAGCTCGCGCGCGGCGGCCTTCATCTCCGCCTCGAGCTTGGCGATCAACGCCTTGCGCGCCTCCTTCGTCAGTCCTTCCGGGGGAATATCGATTAAGTAGTCGACCTTCTTCTCCGCCACCCGCGTCGCCTCGATGACGTCGTGCACTTTTTTGCGGACCGTCTGCGGCGTAATGCCGTGTTTGGCGTTGTATTCCATCTGGATGCGGCGCCGGCGTTCGGTCTCTCGGATCGCTTTATCCATCGACTCAGTGATCGTGTCGGCATACAGGATGACATGGCCGTTGACGTTGCGCGCCGCACGACCGATCGTCTGGATGAGCGACCGCTCCGAGCGCAGAAACCCTTCCTTGTCTGCGTCGAGAATCGCCACGAGCGACACTTCGGGCAAATCAAGCCCTTCCCGCAACAGGTTGATGCCGACGAGCACATCGAACACGCCGAGCCTGAGCTCGCGGACGATGTGCATCCGCTCGATTGTCTTGACTTCGGAATGCATATAGCGGACTTTGATGCCGACCTCTTTCAAGTAATCGGTCAAGTCTTCGGCCATCTTCTTCGTAAGCGTCGTGACCAGCACGCGCTCGTTGCGCGCGACGCACTTGCGGATTTCCCCGATCAGATCGTCGATCTGCCCTTTCGTCGGCCGCACTTCCACCAGCGGGTCGACCAGACCGGTCGGCCGGATAATTTGCTCGACGACTTCGGAACAATGCTCCAACTCGTACGGCCCCGGCGTCGCCGACACATAGATCGCGTTCTTGATTTTGGCCTCGAACTCTTCAAACTTCAGCGGACGATTATCCAGCGCCGACGGAAGGCGGAATCCGTATTCGACCAGCACTTCCTTCCGCGACCGGTCGCCGTTGTACATGCCGCGGATTTGCGGAAGCGTAACGTGCGATTCGTCGACGATAATCAGCATGTCGTCGGGAAAATAATCCAGCAGCGTATACGGCGTCGATCCCGGCGGCCGGAACGAAAGATGCGCCGAATAATTTTCAATCCCGGAGCAGAAACCCATTTCCAACAACATTTCCATATCATACCGCGTCCGCTGCTCCAACCGCTGAGCTTCCAGAAATTTACCTTTGGCGCGCAATTCGGCCAGACGTTCTTCCAGCTCGCGGCCGATGTTGGCGACCGCCTGGCGCAGCCGTTCCTGACGCGTGACGTAGTGCGACGCGGGAAAAATCGCGACGTGGTCGCGCTCGGCCACGATCTCGCCGGTCACCACGTCGATCTCCGTAATCCGCTCGATCTCGTCGCCGAACCATTCGACGCGGATCGCCCGCTCGCTGTGCGACGCCGGGAAAATTTCCACCGTGTCGCCGCGCACGCGGAATGTTCCCCGGACAAAATTGATGTCGTTGCGCTGGTACTGGATGTCGACCAGCTTGCGCAGCACGCCGTCGCGCGGCCGCTCCATGCCGACGCGCAGCGACAGGACGAGCTCGCGGTACTCGCTCGGCGAACCGAGGCTGTAAATGCACGATACGCTCGCGACGATGATGACGTCCCGCCGTTCGAACAGCGAACTCGTCGCCGAGTGGCGCAGTTTGTCGATTTCGTCGTTGATGCTCGAATCTTTTTCGATGTAGGTGTCGGTCTCCGGAATATAAGCTTCGGGTTGGTAATAATCATAATAACTTACAAAATAGGAAACAGCATTATGAGGAAAAAACTGTTGAAACTCGCTGCACAACTGGGCGGCCAGCGTCTTGTTGTGGGCGATGACGAGCGTCGGACGGTTCAGCCGGGCGATGACGTTGGCGATCGTGAACGTCTTGCCCGTTCCGGTCGCGCCGAGCAGCGTCTGGTGTTTCCGACCTTCTAGGACGCCGCGGACGAGCCGCTCGATGGCCTGCGGCTGGTCGCCCTGCGGACGGAAATCCGACACGAGCTGAAACGGTTTGTCCAGCAACCTGACTTCGCTCATGTCTACGCCCCCTTCCGGCGGCAACAACCGGAATGTCCGTTCCCCTTTTTTAACGGTTGCCATTCATTATAAGGGATGCCGGGGCGGGATTCAACCCGGGCGCCTCGGCCCCGACGCCGTACGCCGCGGAATCCCGAACAGCACTTTCCATCCAGCCCCATCGATTTCTTCCAAGTACGGCGCGTCTTCATCGGGACAAAGCACGAGCCCCAGCTGGTGCTGTTCCCCGGCGTAAAACGGCCGCTGCAAAAAACGCACTTGGCCCTGCTCGTCCAGCACCTCCAGCCGGCACAGCGTCGGATTCGACCAGAGCGCGGCGTACAGGCCGCGCCGGTCGCGCACGGTTATGCCGTTGACCTTGCTGATCACCTCGCCGGTACGAATGCCCATCGCTTCCGCCGGACTTCCGGGAACGACCGCCAACACCCGAACGCCCCTTCCATCATGAACAAAAAGCGGCGCGCGCAGCCGCTCTTCGCGATGCGACAGCCGGATCAGCGCCTCATGCAGAACGGCCGCCGCCAGCGCCCCCGCAAACCCGACCGCCGCAGAACGCCAAAACGCGGCCGCCGCCGCAAACCCGCCCGTAACGACGGCGTACGCGGCCAGCCGCACCGCCGATCGTCTCGCCTTACGGGCGGGTAAGTCCGCCGTCGTCCGTTCGGCGTAGCCGAGCAACACCGGAAACGGCATCCACGCCGTAGCCCATCCTTGCGACGGCGAAACCGCCAATACAAGCGGCACCGCCCACAACCGATGCATTGCAAACCCACCGATGACTTTACCGCGCCTGCCCATCAAAAACAGCGGCATCGCCGTCTTCGCGCCGCCTGCGGTGACTAAAACGGCTTCCGCCGCGTGAAGAAGGGCCACAAGCGCCAAAAGCGAGGCCATGTCGATCGACCGCAACTCCCGTACCACATCCGGCCAAACGCCGGAGACCCCGGCCGCCGGCAACACCGTCGCGACCGCATGCGCGACGCCGACGCCCGCACACGCATATGCCACGCAGGCAAATCGCGGCCGCACAAGAGCACCTGCGACGGAACAAATCCAGACGGCGACCCCGGCCGCCGCCGACAAGCGGATGCCGAACAGCCAACTCACGCCGCTGGCGACGACGCCGACCGCCGCGCCTTCCAGCACTGTGCGCGCCGCCAGCCGTCCGAATCGGTGCAACCTGACGCCGAACAGGCGTCGCTCGGCCGCAATTTGTGCGCGATACCGAAAAACGGCCGAAACAAGGGCGATATACCAAAACGGCTGCAACCACAACCATCCGTACCCTGCCCATGCGCCGCGAAGCGATTCAACGTCCATGTCGCACATCAACCCTTCCGATCCGTCGCCCGGGCCCGCACCTCCTCCAACGCAGCGAGCCACTGCGAATCACGGCCGGGGTCGCGGATGGCCCTGGCGGTTTCCTCCTCCAGCCGTCTCGCCGTCGTCGGATCGACTTCACCGGTGACGGGCAAACCGTGCCGCTGCTGAAACAGGCGGACGGCCTCCTCTGTCCGGTCGTCGAAATAGCCGTCCGTCCTTCCCGGCGAAAAGCCGAGCCCGTCCAGCATCAGCTGCGCGTTCCGCACATCGGCGCCGGCCACATCTCGGCGCAACGTTTCGGCCTTAGTCAGGAACGAGGCTGCGTAAATCGCCGGCTGTGCGACTTCGCGGTCGGGAACGAGTCCCGTGCCCTCAATCCAGCGGCCGGACGGCGTGAGCCATTTTTTGACCGTCAATTTGATCAGGCTGCCGTCGCCCAGTGCGTCGGTGAACGGGTACTGCACCGTTCCCTTGCCGTAGGTTGTTTCGCCGACGAGCAGGGCACCCGCCGACTCGCGCAGCGCGGCCGCCAGCACTTCCGCCGCACTGGCGCTGCCGCGGTTGACCAACACGACGATCGGATAATCGACCGGATAACCCCGCTCCTGCCCTTGTCCCCGCGACACGACGGCGATCGGCGCGCCGTCCCGTTCTTCCGTATACATGATCGGCCGCCCCGGCGGCACGAACGCCTCCGCGATTCCGGTAGCCGTCGTCAGCACTCCTCCCGGATTGTTGCGGAGATCGATCACGAGCCCGCGGACGCCTTCCCGCTCCATCTGTTCAAGATGTTCCATAAACCGTTCTTTCGTGTTGACCGCGAACTGGCGGATTTCGATCCGCACGATGCCGTCGTCCGTTCTGGCCGCGTACACCGTCTCGTATCCGACCTCGTCGCGGACGATCGTCAGATGCAGGACGGACTGGCCGCGCAACACTTCAAGTTTCGCCTGCGTCCCTTTCGGGCCGCGGATTTTGTTGACCGCTTCGACCAGGCCGAGCCCTTCCAGCGACTCACCGTTGACCGACAAAATAACATCTTTCGGGCGCAACCCGGCCTTGTCGGCCGGCGAACCGCGAATGGCCGACACGACCGTGACGCGCCCGTTTTCCATTGTCACTTCCGCACCGACGCCCTGAAACGACGGCTGCAACGCGTCTTCCAGCTGGCGCGCTTCTTCCGGCGACAAATAGGCGGAATGCGGGTCGCCGAGCGCTTCCACCATGCCGCGGATCGCGCCGTCGACGAGCCGGTCGCCGTCCGGCCGCCGGTAAAATTCACGCAAAATAAGCCGATATGCGGCATCCAGCTTCTCCTTCTGTCTCTCCGTCAGGCCGTCCTGCGGCATCTCCACCTCCGTCTGCTCCCGGCGGTCGGCGCCGACGGGAACGACGCCGGCTTCCGGCCCGATCCACAACAACGTCAGCAGACTGCCGGTAAACATCGCCGCCAGCAGGGCGGACACCGCCAACAAGCCGTTTCGCCCCCGCCACACGCCGAACGCCTCCATCCGCCCGCGGCGATTATTTTACCAAATACGGCATCGGATCGACCGGCACTCCGTTGCGGTGAACCTCGAAATGCAAATGGTTGCCCGTCGACCGCCCGGTGCTGCCGACTTCCGCGATTTTTTGCCCGCGCTCGACGACCTGGCCTTCTTTGACGAACAGCTTCCGCGCATGCCCGTACAGCGTGCGCAGTCCGTTGCCGTGATCGATGACGACCGTGTTCCCGTAGCCGTTTACCCATTCCGCCACGACCACGACGCCCTTTTCGGCGGCTACGATGTTGGAGCCGCCGGGCACGCCGATGTCGATCCCCTTGTGGCTGGCGGACGCGCCCGTGAACGGGTCCGACCGCACGCCGAACGGCGACGTGATGTTGCGCGGCGAATATCCTGGAAGCGGCCAGGCCAACAATCCGCCCTTGTAAAAATCGACCTGCTGGTTTTCAAGCTGACGCTTTCGGCGGATCAGCTCCGCTTTCTTCGCGGCCAGTTGCCGCAAATACTCCAGCTGTTCCTCCGTTATGTCGTCGAGGCGGCGAATATCGCGGTCGAGCGACTGAATGCGCACTTCTTTTTCCTTTTCCTTACGATCCAGTTCGGCTTTGACCTGCGCGAGCTGCCGCTCCGCCTCGCGCGCGCGCGCCAGCTCCTGCTCGACCTCGCGGCGTTTTTGCTCGACAAGATCGCGGTTTTTCCGGCTTTCCTCCAGCAGGTCGCGGTCTTGACGAACGATAAGCGACACATAATGCAGCCGATCGACGAAATCGGAAAAACTGGATGCCGACAACAGAACATCGAGATAAGTACCGACCCCGTCCATATACATCGCCCTAAGACGCGTTTTCAGCAACTCGTCGCGCTCGGCCACGCGCCGCTCGGCGTCGGCGAGCTCCCGTCTTCGCTGCTCCAGCGTCTCGTTGATTTGGGCGATTTGCTCGTTCAGTTCCGCAAGCTGCCGGCCGGTTTTGTCGATTTCGTCCATCAGCCGCAAAATTTCTTGCTGTTCTTTTTCTTTTTCTTCCTGCAAATTTTCAATCTGCGCTTTGTTGTTTTGCACCTGCCGGTTCAGTTGCTGTTCCTGGCGCGTCAGGTTGTCGATTTGCCGCTGCAGGTCTTTCACCGTCTCGGCAAATCCCGGACTCGCCGTCGCGCCCGCCGCTACCCCCGCCGCGAGCAGGCCGGCTAGACCGGCAGGCAGCCTTCTCCGCTTCACGCCTACCTCCCCTTCCCGCGCGCAAACGCACCGCTTTCACTATACGCGCAAAAACTTGCGGATCGACATCACGCTTCCCCATACACCGACGAACAAACCGAGCGCCACGAGTAGCACCGCGACTTTCCAACCGATGTCGTCGACCGGAATAAGCCGGAACATCGGCAGACCGAGCGACAGCTCCGTCTGTCGGACGAGCTCCGCATATCCTGCAAGCAGCACCAGCGCCGTCGCCGTCGATCCGATCAGCCCAACCAGAAGTCCCTCGAAGAAAAACGGGCCGCGAATGAATCCGTTGGTCGCGCCGACGAGCCGCATGATGGCGATCTCCCGCTGGCGCGCGAAAATTGTCAGCTGAATCGTGTTTGAAATCAGGAACACGGCCGAAAACGACAACAAGACGACAACGACGAGACCGACGTTGCGCAACGTATCGGTGATTCGGACCAGCTTTTCGACGGTGCCTTGCGCATAGCTGATTTTTTCGAAAGGCGCCGGAGCCCGCTCTCCGTTCATCGCTTCAAGCGCCGCCACCACGCCGGCGACGTCGCGCGGGTCGGCCGTCCTGACGACGAACGAATCCGGAAGCGGGTTCTCCGACCGCAATTCTTCCAAGGTTCCCCTGTTTTTGGGGTCCGCTTTTCGAATAAAATCTTCCAGCGCCTCTTCTTTCGACACGAATTTCACTTCGCGCACCGTCGGAATCGAAGCGATGCGCGATTCCAGCTCCTTAACCGCCGCGGCGTCGACACTTCTTTCGAGGAAGACGCGGACTTCGACTTCGCTTTCCACCTGTTCGGCCAGCTCGTTGACGTTGGCGGCCAGAAGCACGAACGCTCCGACCATGAACAGCGCGATCGCCACCGCGCTGATCGAGGCGAACGCCATCCAGCCGTTCCGCACAAGGCTTCGGGAGCCCTCCCGGACATGGCGGGCGACGGTACTAATCTTCATAGCCGTATTCCCCCCGCGGTTCGTCCCGCACGATGCGGCCGCCCTCGATCGCGATGACGCGCTTGCGCAACCGGTTGACGATCTCCTTGTTATGAGTCGCCATAATGATCGTCGCGCCGCGGAAATGGATTTCCTCGAGCAACTTCATGATCCCCCACGACGTCTCCGGATCGAGGTTACCGGTCGGCTCGTCGGCGACGACGATTTTCGGATTGTTGACGATCGCCCGCGCGATCGCTACGCGCTGCTGCTCGCCGCCGGACAGCTGGCCGGGCAGACGGTCTTTCTTGTCCGCAAGGCCGACCAGTTCGAGCACTTCCATTGTCCTCTTCCGGATGAGCCTGCGAGGCGCTTCGACCACCTCCATGGCGAACGCGATATTTTCATAAGCGGTGAGCTTCGGAAGAAGCTTGAAATCCTGAAAAACAACACCGATACTCCGCCGCAAATAAGGGACTTTCCTGCGCTTCAACTTGTCGAGGTTGAAGCCGTTGACGAAAATCTGTCCTTTCGTCGGCCGCTCCTCGCGGTAAATCAGTTTCAGAAACGTCGACTTGCCCGCGCCCGACGGACCGACGACGTAC
It encodes:
- a CDS encoding excinuclease ABC subunit B; the protein is MSEVRLLDKPFQLVSDFRPQGDQPQAIERLVRGVLEGRKHQTLLGATGTGKTFTIANVIARLNRPTLVIAHNKTLAAQLCSEFQQFFPHNAVSYFVSYYDYYQPEAYIPETDTYIEKDSSINDEIDKLRHSATSSLFERRDVIIVASVSCIYSLGSPSEYRELVLSLRVGMERPRDGVLRKLVDIQYQRNDINFVRGTFRVRGDTVEIFPASHSERAIRVEWFGDEIERITEIDVVTGEIVAERDHVAIFPASHYVTRQERLRQAVANIGRELEERLAELRAKGKFLEAQRLEQRTRYDMEMLLEMGFCSGIENYSAHLSFRPPGSTPYTLLDYFPDDMLIIVDESHVTLPQIRGMYNGDRSRKEVLVEYGFRLPSALDNRPLKFEEFEAKIKNAIYVSATPGPYELEHCSEVVEQIIRPTGLVDPLVEVRPTKGQIDDLIGEIRKCVARNERVLVTTLTKKMAEDLTDYLKEVGIKVRYMHSEVKTIERMHIVRELRLGVFDVLVGINLLREGLDLPEVSLVAILDADKEGFLRSERSLIQTIGRAARNVNGHVILYADTITESMDKAIRETERRRRIQMEYNAKHGITPQTVRKKVHDVIEATRVAEKKVDYLIDIPPEGLTKEARKALIAKLEAEMKAAARELRFERAAELRDLIFELKAED
- a CDS encoding cell division protein FtsX — translated: MKISTVARHVREGSRSLVRNGWMAFASISAVAIALFMVGAFVLLAANVNELAEQVESEVEVRVFLERSVDAAAVKELESRIASIPTVREVKFVSKEEALEDFIRKADPKNRGTLEELRSENPLPDSFVVRTADPRDVAGVVAALEAMNGERAPAPFEKISYAQGTVEKLVRITDTLRNVGLVVVVLLSFSAVFLISNTIQLTIFARQREIAIMRLVGATNGFIRGPFFFEGLLVGLIGSTATALVLLAGYAELVRQTELSLGLPMFRLIPVDDIGWKVAVLLVALGLFVGVWGSVMSIRKFLRV
- a CDS encoding cell division ATP-binding protein FtsE codes for the protein MIEMHDVWKIYDNGSEALRGISVNIGANEFVYVVGPSGAGKSTFLKLIYREERPTKGQIFVNGFNLDKLKRRKVPYLRRSIGVVFQDFKLLPKLTAYENIAFAMEVVEAPRRLIRKRTMEVLELVGLADKKDRLPGQLSGGEQQRVAIARAIVNNPKIVVADEPTGNLDPETSWGIMKLLEEIHFRGATIIMATHNKEIVNRLRKRVIAIEGGRIVRDEPRGEYGYED